In Felis catus isolate Fca126 chromosome A2, F.catus_Fca126_mat1.0, whole genome shotgun sequence, the following proteins share a genomic window:
- the ARRDC5 gene encoding arrestin domain-containing protein 5 isoform X1 — protein MMSQTGDLTAAKEPGISVSWGRGEDVPPPPQPPMSVVKSIELVLPKDVVYPAGSSIEGQVVLILNSTLVNPIVKVELVGRGYVEWNEEIGASRDYSRDVICNNKADYVHKTKTFPVEDNWLSAGSHTFDFHFNLPPRLPSTFASKIGHVSYFVQASCMGREHVLAKKRTYLLIQGTSDLHQENALQNPLFVEAEKKVSYNCCIQGTIRLQIQMEKNTFAPGEGIVFTAEIGNHTGKRIKTVVFALYAHVRYEGFTPKAERRSREDSSELLRQEANTQIAPFDTAKIVSTLNLPQVLSVSSSTRDGEIMSTRYELVSTVHLPWSLTCVKAKVPIVVTGAPVDTAGCQPLEGAALPVSQECQN, from the exons ATGATGTCACAGACAGGTGACCTCACCGCGGCAAAGGAACCGGGGATCTCAGTGtcatgggggaggggcgaggATGTTCCTCCACCACCCCAACCCCCCATGTCTGTGGTGAAGTCGATCGAATTAGTGTTGCCCAAGGATGTGGTCTACCCGGCCGGCTCCAGCATAGAAGGGCAGGTGGTTCTAATACTGAACAGCACCCTGGTGAACCCCATAGTGAAGGTGGAGCTCGTGGGAAGGGGTTACGTGGAGTGGAATGAAGAAATCGGGGCGTCCCGTGATTATAGCAGGGATGTTATTTGCAACAACAAGGCCGACTATGTGCACAAGACGAAGACATTCCCAGTAGAGG ATAATTGGTTAAGTGCAGGCAGCCACACCTTTGACTTCCATTTCAACTTACCTCCCAGGCTTCCTTCTACCTTCGCCAGCAAAATTGGCCACGTCTCCTACTTCGTGCAAGCCTCCTGCATGGGTCGGGAGCACGTTCTAGCAAAGAAGAGAACGTACTTGTTGATTCAAGGGACTTCAGACCTCCATCAAGAAAACGCACTGCAG AACCCTCTGTTCGTGGAGGCTGAGAAGAAAGTCTCGTACAATTGCTGCATCCAGGGTACCATCCGCCTCCAGATCCAGATGGAAAAGAACACCTTCGCGCCGGGGGAGGGGATTGTCTTCACCGCGGAGATCGGCAACCACACTGGCAAGCGCATCAAGACGGTCGTCTTCGCCCTCTACGCCCACGTGCGGTACGAGGGCTTCACCCCCAAGGCGGAGCGGCGGTCGCGGGAGGACAGCAGCGAGCTGCTCCGGCAGGAGGCCAACACCCAGATCGCGCCCTTCGACACCGCCAAGATCGTCAGCACCCTCAACCTCCCGCAGGTGCTGTCCGTGAGCAGCAGCACCcgggacggcgagatcatgagcACCCGCTATGAGCTGGTCAGCACGGTCCATCTGCCGTGGTCCCTGACCTGTGTGAAGGCCAAGGTTCCCATCGTCGTCACCGGTGCGCCCGTGGATACCGCCGGCTGCCAGCCGCTGGAGGGGGCAGCGTTACCCGTGAGCCAGGAGTGCCAGAATTAA
- the ARRDC5 gene encoding arrestin domain-containing protein 5 isoform X3, with translation MTSKGGEVRRESKLGEGNRRLGPLTPTHSAFHTGKTIMSGAGRRTRPNDNWLSAGSHTFDFHFNLPPRLPSTFASKIGHVSYFVQASCMGREHVLAKKRTYLLIQGTSDLHQENALQNPLFVEAEKKVSYNCCIQGTIRLQIQMEKNTFAPGEGIVFTAEIGNHTGKRIKTVVFALYAHVRYEGFTPKAERRSREDSSELLRQEANTQIAPFDTAKIVSTLNLPQVLSVSSSTRDGEIMSTRYELVSTVHLPWSLTCVKAKVPIVVTGAPVDTAGCQPLEGAALPVSQECQN, from the exons ATGACCAGCAAGGGcggagaggtgaggagggagagtAAATTAGGGGAAGGCAATCGGCGTCTCGGACCACTCACTCCAACCCACTCCGCCTTTCACACAGGGAAGACAATCATGTCCGGAGCAGGAAGGAGGACACGGCCGAACG ATAATTGGTTAAGTGCAGGCAGCCACACCTTTGACTTCCATTTCAACTTACCTCCCAGGCTTCCTTCTACCTTCGCCAGCAAAATTGGCCACGTCTCCTACTTCGTGCAAGCCTCCTGCATGGGTCGGGAGCACGTTCTAGCAAAGAAGAGAACGTACTTGTTGATTCAAGGGACTTCAGACCTCCATCAAGAAAACGCACTGCAG AACCCTCTGTTCGTGGAGGCTGAGAAGAAAGTCTCGTACAATTGCTGCATCCAGGGTACCATCCGCCTCCAGATCCAGATGGAAAAGAACACCTTCGCGCCGGGGGAGGGGATTGTCTTCACCGCGGAGATCGGCAACCACACTGGCAAGCGCATCAAGACGGTCGTCTTCGCCCTCTACGCCCACGTGCGGTACGAGGGCTTCACCCCCAAGGCGGAGCGGCGGTCGCGGGAGGACAGCAGCGAGCTGCTCCGGCAGGAGGCCAACACCCAGATCGCGCCCTTCGACACCGCCAAGATCGTCAGCACCCTCAACCTCCCGCAGGTGCTGTCCGTGAGCAGCAGCACCcgggacggcgagatcatgagcACCCGCTATGAGCTGGTCAGCACGGTCCATCTGCCGTGGTCCCTGACCTGTGTGAAGGCCAAGGTTCCCATCGTCGTCACCGGTGCGCCCGTGGATACCGCCGGCTGCCAGCCGCTGGAGGGGGCAGCGTTACCCGTGAGCCAGGAGTGCCAGAATTAA
- the ARRDC5 gene encoding arrestin domain-containing protein 5 isoform X2, giving the protein MTSKGGEVRRESKLGEGNRRLGPLTPTHSAFHTGKTIMSGAGRRTRPNGEGPDNWLSAGSHTFDFHFNLPPRLPSTFASKIGHVSYFVQASCMGREHVLAKKRTYLLIQGTSDLHQENALQNPLFVEAEKKVSYNCCIQGTIRLQIQMEKNTFAPGEGIVFTAEIGNHTGKRIKTVVFALYAHVRYEGFTPKAERRSREDSSELLRQEANTQIAPFDTAKIVSTLNLPQVLSVSSSTRDGEIMSTRYELVSTVHLPWSLTCVKAKVPIVVTGAPVDTAGCQPLEGAALPVSQECQN; this is encoded by the exons ATGACCAGCAAGGGcggagaggtgaggagggagagtAAATTAGGGGAAGGCAATCGGCGTCTCGGACCACTCACTCCAACCCACTCCGCCTTTCACACAGGGAAGACAATCATGTCCGGAGCAGGAAGGAGGACACGGCCGAACGGTGAGGGGCCAG ATAATTGGTTAAGTGCAGGCAGCCACACCTTTGACTTCCATTTCAACTTACCTCCCAGGCTTCCTTCTACCTTCGCCAGCAAAATTGGCCACGTCTCCTACTTCGTGCAAGCCTCCTGCATGGGTCGGGAGCACGTTCTAGCAAAGAAGAGAACGTACTTGTTGATTCAAGGGACTTCAGACCTCCATCAAGAAAACGCACTGCAG AACCCTCTGTTCGTGGAGGCTGAGAAGAAAGTCTCGTACAATTGCTGCATCCAGGGTACCATCCGCCTCCAGATCCAGATGGAAAAGAACACCTTCGCGCCGGGGGAGGGGATTGTCTTCACCGCGGAGATCGGCAACCACACTGGCAAGCGCATCAAGACGGTCGTCTTCGCCCTCTACGCCCACGTGCGGTACGAGGGCTTCACCCCCAAGGCGGAGCGGCGGTCGCGGGAGGACAGCAGCGAGCTGCTCCGGCAGGAGGCCAACACCCAGATCGCGCCCTTCGACACCGCCAAGATCGTCAGCACCCTCAACCTCCCGCAGGTGCTGTCCGTGAGCAGCAGCACCcgggacggcgagatcatgagcACCCGCTATGAGCTGGTCAGCACGGTCCATCTGCCGTGGTCCCTGACCTGTGTGAAGGCCAAGGTTCCCATCGTCGTCACCGGTGCGCCCGTGGATACCGCCGGCTGCCAGCCGCTGGAGGGGGCAGCGTTACCCGTGAGCCAGGAGTGCCAGAATTAA